Proteins from a genomic interval of Meiothermus sp.:
- the dnaK gene encoding molecular chaperone DnaK: MAKAVGIDLGTTNSVIAVMEGGSPVVLENAEGERTTPSVVAFKGSDQLVGRVARRQAVLNPEGTVFEIKRFIGRRWEEVQDEVKRVPYKVVKGPDGGVRVDIGGKLYTPEEISAMILRKLVDDASKKLGEKITKAVITVPAYFNNSQREATANAGKIAGLEVLRIVNEPTAAALAYGLDKKGHETVLVFDLGGGTFDVTVLEIGEGVFEVKATAGDTHLGGSDFDHAIVNWLAEEFKKESGGVDLKADRQALQRLIEAAEKAKIELSAVTETTISLPFIGLDPVSKTPLHLERKLTRAKFEELIQPLLKKIRGPVEQALRDAGLSASQIDEVLLVGGSTRVPAVQQIVKEMLGKEPNRSVNPDEVVALGAAVQAGVLTGHVEDVVLLDVTPLSLGVETKGGVFTVLIPRNTTVPTRKSEIFTTAEHNQPSVEIHVLQGERPMAADNKSLGRFRLDGIPPMPAGVPQIEVTFDIDANGILHATAKEKSTGKEASITIQNTTTLSEQEIERMVKEAEANAEADRKRKEHAELKNNLDTARIQAERVMGEKESTAEAKSRLEAAISKAKTLVDTDASDADLRQATEELLAALQAYEQGATAGSQAQGSTPKSDDVIDADYKPAD; the protein is encoded by the coding sequence ATGGCAAAAGCCGTAGGAATTGATTTAGGAACGACCAACAGTGTAATTGCCGTCATGGAAGGTGGCAGCCCGGTGGTGCTCGAGAACGCCGAAGGCGAGCGCACCACCCCGAGCGTGGTGGCCTTTAAAGGGAGCGACCAGCTGGTAGGCCGGGTAGCCCGCCGTCAGGCTGTGCTTAACCCCGAGGGCACCGTCTTCGAGATCAAGCGCTTTATTGGGCGCCGGTGGGAAGAGGTACAGGATGAGGTCAAGCGGGTGCCCTACAAAGTGGTCAAGGGCCCCGACGGCGGGGTGCGGGTGGACATTGGCGGCAAGCTCTACACCCCCGAAGAAATTTCGGCCATGATTCTGCGCAAGCTGGTGGACGACGCCTCCAAAAAGCTGGGGGAGAAGATCACCAAGGCGGTGATTACCGTACCGGCCTACTTCAACAACTCCCAGCGTGAGGCCACTGCCAACGCCGGTAAGATTGCCGGCCTCGAGGTGCTGCGCATCGTCAACGAGCCCACCGCCGCCGCGCTGGCCTATGGCCTGGATAAAAAAGGCCACGAGACCGTGCTGGTCTTCGACCTGGGCGGGGGTACCTTCGACGTGACGGTGCTCGAGATTGGCGAGGGCGTCTTCGAGGTCAAGGCCACCGCGGGCGATACCCACCTGGGTGGCTCCGACTTCGACCACGCCATCGTGAACTGGCTGGCTGAGGAGTTCAAGAAGGAGTCGGGCGGGGTAGACCTGAAGGCCGACCGGCAGGCCCTGCAGCGCCTGATTGAAGCCGCCGAGAAGGCCAAGATCGAGCTTTCGGCGGTCACCGAGACCACCATCAGCCTGCCCTTCATCGGCCTCGACCCGGTCTCCAAGACCCCCCTGCACCTCGAGCGCAAGCTCACCCGGGCCAAGTTCGAGGAGCTGATCCAGCCCCTGCTGAAGAAAATCCGCGGCCCAGTTGAGCAGGCCCTGCGCGATGCCGGCCTGAGCGCCAGCCAGATTGATGAGGTGTTGCTGGTGGGTGGTTCTACCCGCGTGCCGGCGGTACAGCAGATTGTGAAGGAGATGCTGGGCAAGGAGCCCAACCGCAGCGTCAACCCCGACGAGGTGGTGGCCCTGGGGGCGGCGGTGCAGGCCGGCGTGCTGACCGGACACGTGGAAGACGTGGTGCTGCTGGACGTGACCCCGCTCTCGCTGGGTGTGGAGACCAAGGGTGGGGTGTTCACGGTGCTGATTCCGCGCAACACCACCGTGCCGACCCGCAAGTCGGAGATCTTCACCACCGCCGAGCACAACCAGCCCTCGGTGGAGATCCACGTGCTGCAGGGTGAGCGCCCCATGGCCGCCGACAACAAGAGCCTGGGCCGCTTCCGCCTCGATGGCATCCCGCCCATGCCGGCCGGCGTGCCCCAGATCGAGGTAACCTTCGACATCGACGCCAACGGCATCCTGCATGCGACCGCCAAGGAGAAATCTACCGGCAAGGAAGCCTCCATTACCATCCAGAACACCACCACCCTCTCCGAGCAGGAAATTGAGCGCATGGTGAAGGAAGCCGAGGCCAACGCCGAGGCCGACCGTAAGCGCAAAGAGCACGCTGAGCTCAAGAACAACCTCGATACCGCGCGTATCCAGGCTGAGCGGGTGATGGGGGAGAAGGAGAGCACCGCCGAGGCCAAGAGCCGCCTCGAGGCCGCAATAAGCAAGGCCAAGACCCTGGTGGATACCGACGCCTCCGACGCCGACCTGCGCCAGGCTACCGAAGAACTGCTCGCGGCCCTGCAAGCCTACGAGCAAGGGGCAACTGCCGGCAGCCAGGCCCAGGGCAGCACGCCCAAGTCCGACGACGTGATTGACGCCGACTACAAACCGGCTGACTAG
- a CDS encoding nucleotide exchange factor GrpE: MENKEPVVESPETQNDLPEVERLKGEVEFLKAELEASKNKFLRLYADFENYKKRMAQELEAAQRNGKFDAVRALLGTMDDLERALGFASVKPEDLIPGVRSVLENFTRNLKSLGVEAVPGVGSEFDPRYHEAIGAAEGEEGKVMHVYQQGFKYGDLLVRPARVVVGSGAKPEEAESPKPSTESN; this comes from the coding sequence ATGGAGAATAAAGAACCTGTGGTTGAATCCCCAGAGACCCAAAATGACCTGCCCGAAGTGGAGCGCCTCAAGGGCGAGGTGGAGTTTTTGAAAGCGGAGCTCGAGGCCTCCAAAAACAAATTCCTGCGCCTTTACGCCGACTTCGAAAACTACAAAAAGCGCATGGCGCAGGAGCTCGAGGCCGCCCAGCGCAACGGTAAGTTCGATGCGGTGCGGGCCTTGCTGGGTACGATGGACGACCTCGAGCGGGCTTTGGGTTTTGCCAGCGTGAAACCCGAAGACCTGATTCCGGGCGTTAGAAGCGTGCTGGAAAACTTTACCCGCAACCTCAAAAGCCTGGGGGTAGAGGCCGTGCCGGGGGTGGGTTCCGAGTTCGACCCGCGCTACCACGAGGCCATCGGGGCCGCGGAGGGCGAGGAAGGCAAGGTTATGCACGTCTACCAGCAGGGTTTCAAGTACGGCGACCTGCTGGTGCGGCCGGCGCGGGTGGTGGTGGGCAGCGGTGCCAAACCGGAAGAGGCCGAAAGCCCGAAACCGAGCACCGAAAGTAACTAA
- a CDS encoding DUF2892 domain-containing protein codes for MIPNVGSTDRLIRYILAVVFFLIAFFGSSGIWAWVFGLLGVIMVVTATLNFCPIWAALKINTRGKAS; via the coding sequence ATGATTCCCAACGTAGGCAGCACGGATCGGCTCATTCGCTACATCCTGGCGGTGGTCTTCTTCCTGATTGCCTTTTTCGGTAGCAGCGGTATCTGGGCCTGGGTGTTTGGTTTGCTGGGGGTAATTATGGTGGTAACCGCTACCCTTAACTTCTGCCCTATCTGGGCAGCGCTTAAGATCAATACTCGAGGAAAAGCCTCCTAG
- the ftsH gene encoding ATP-dependent zinc metalloprotease FtsH, translating into MNRLPFNLWFILFAAILVAWAFSLTSSQQPTNQIAYTTFLNEIDQGRVAKIVVDGRQLNITRREDGDQYVTFAPGPIDTSTIREWGDKKIQVEIAAPRRENPLLGFLIPLLLIGLLIGVFFFFSRNRGPSGDNAFSFTKSRAKVLTEAPKTSFKDVAGCEEAKEELREIVEFLKAPARFHEMGARIPKGVLLVGPPGSGKTHIARAVAGEAKVPFIAASGSDFVEMFVGVGAARVRDLFETAKRHAPCIIFIDEIDAVGRRRGGGVGGGNDEREQTLNQLLVELDGFEKETSIIIMAATNRPDVLDPALLRPGRFDRQVAIDAPDVKGREQILKIHAKGKPLAEDVDLALLAKRTPGFVGADLENLLNEAALLAARDGRKKITMKDLEEAADRVIMGPAKKSMVITQKDREVTAYHEAGHALAAHFLEHADNVHKVTIVPRGRAMGFMMPSRQDTLHWSKKRLTDQIAVALAGRVAEELIFDDVTTGAENDFRQATDLARRMITEWGMHPDFGMVAYQVREDTYLGGYDTRQYSEDTARRIDEAVQKLLQEQHDRVLGLLTEKRELLERVARTLLERETLNAEEFVRVVEGEELESLEPVGEPPKDKEEKEPPRVVPKVKPNLGGA; encoded by the coding sequence ATGAACCGCCTGCCGTTCAACTTATGGTTTATCTTGTTTGCAGCTATTCTGGTTGCCTGGGCCTTTAGCCTAACCTCCAGCCAGCAACCCACCAATCAGATTGCCTATACAACTTTTCTTAATGAAATTGACCAGGGGCGGGTAGCCAAAATTGTGGTGGATGGGCGGCAGCTCAACATAACCCGGCGCGAAGACGGCGATCAGTACGTCACCTTTGCGCCAGGCCCCATCGATACCAGTACCATCCGCGAGTGGGGCGACAAAAAAATCCAGGTGGAAATAGCTGCGCCCAGACGGGAAAACCCCTTGCTTGGCTTCCTCATTCCTCTGCTCTTAATTGGTTTGCTGATCGGCGTTTTCTTCTTCTTCTCGCGCAACCGGGGCCCTTCGGGCGACAACGCCTTCAGTTTCACCAAGAGCCGGGCCAAGGTGCTAACCGAGGCCCCCAAAACCAGCTTCAAAGATGTAGCTGGCTGCGAGGAGGCCAAAGAGGAGCTGAGAGAAATCGTCGAGTTTCTCAAAGCCCCGGCCCGCTTTCACGAGATGGGGGCCCGCATCCCCAAAGGGGTGCTGCTGGTGGGGCCGCCCGGCTCGGGCAAGACCCACATTGCGCGGGCGGTGGCCGGCGAGGCCAAGGTGCCCTTTATTGCAGCCTCGGGCTCCGACTTTGTGGAGATGTTCGTGGGGGTGGGGGCCGCCCGGGTGCGCGACCTGTTTGAGACCGCCAAGCGCCACGCACCCTGCATCATCTTCATAGATGAAATTGACGCGGTGGGCCGCCGGCGCGGCGGCGGCGTAGGCGGCGGCAACGACGAGCGCGAACAAACCCTCAACCAACTGCTGGTCGAGCTGGACGGCTTCGAGAAAGAAACCAGCATCATCATCATGGCGGCCACCAACCGCCCGGATGTGCTCGACCCGGCCCTCTTGCGTCCGGGCCGCTTCGACCGTCAGGTGGCCATTGATGCCCCTGATGTGAAAGGGCGTGAGCAAATCCTTAAGATTCATGCCAAGGGCAAGCCCCTGGCCGAGGATGTGGATCTGGCCCTGCTGGCCAAGCGCACCCCCGGCTTTGTGGGAGCCGATCTGGAAAACCTGCTCAACGAAGCGGCCCTGCTGGCCGCCCGCGATGGCCGCAAAAAAATCACCATGAAAGATCTGGAGGAAGCCGCCGACCGGGTGATTATGGGCCCTGCCAAAAAGAGCATGGTGATCACCCAAAAAGACCGCGAGGTCACCGCCTACCACGAGGCGGGGCACGCGCTGGCAGCGCACTTCCTCGAGCACGCCGACAACGTGCACAAGGTGACCATCGTTCCGCGCGGACGGGCCATGGGCTTCATGATGCCCAGCCGCCAGGACACCCTGCACTGGAGCAAAAAGCGCCTGACCGATCAGATTGCCGTGGCGCTGGCAGGCCGGGTGGCCGAGGAACTCATTTTCGACGATGTGACCACCGGGGCCGAGAACGACTTCCGCCAGGCCACCGACCTGGCCCGGCGCATGATTACCGAGTGGGGGATGCACCCCGACTTTGGCATGGTAGCTTACCAGGTGCGCGAGGACACCTATCTGGGCGGCTACGACACCCGCCAGTACTCCGAAGACACCGCCCGGCGCATTGACGAGGCCGTGCAAAAGCTGTTGCAAGAGCAGCACGACCGGGTGCTGGGCCTGCTGACCGAGAAACGGGAGCTGCTCGAGCGCGTCGCACGGACGCTTCTGGAGCGCGAGACCCTGAATGCCGAGGAGTTCGTGCGGGTGGTGGAAGGCGAAGAGCTGGAAAGCCTCGAGCCTGTCGGCGAGCCCCCCAAAGACAAGGAAGAAAAAGAGCCCCCACGCGTTGTGCCCAAGGTCAAGCCCAATCTGGGCGGGGCCTGA
- a CDS encoding ExeM/NucH family extracellular endonuclease: MKPSLRVSVLSLVLIALAACTQAPPAQPQARLSAQAVSNGVVISQVYGGGGNSGAPYTHDFVELFNRGTTPVSLSGWSIQYASATGTGNFGASSTQITELPNVTLQPGQYYLVQQAGGTAGAPLPTPDMVDSTPIAMAAGAGKVALVSSTTPLGCNGGSTPCSDAQLAQIVDLVGYGGANFFEGSGAAPTLSNTTAALRKGNGCTETDNNAADFEAAAPSPRNTASARNFCNESAPSVVSTVPASGGTINPDDNLTLTFSKPVNVSGAWFGLTCSTSGVRTVADTVVTANATSTQFVINPNTDFASGESCTLTVFAAQVSDVDTLDPPDTMTANFELAFNPVSVCDLPHTPIYQIQGSAMSAAITGNVVTKGVVVGDYEGPTPALRGFYIQDPSGDGDASTSDGIFVFNGNNNSVSLGDVVRVVGTAGEFQDQTQISATSITKCGTGTVTPTDVTLPFASATEAERYEGMLVRLPQTLYVTEHFQLGRFGQVVLSSSGRLKQPTHVTTPGAAANALQAQNNLNRIILDDALQNQNPDPILFGRNGQPLSASNTLRGGDTATGIVGVMTYTWAGNAASGNAYRVRPIGALNGYVNFVAANPRPTTPPEVGGTLRVVGFNLLNFFNTFDGLPDTVDNCTNGVGGLPTDCRGADTLAEFNRQWPKTVAAILAMNPDVLGFNEMENDGYGPDSAIAFLVNKLNEATAPGTYAFIDADTATGQVNALGTDAIKVGLIYKPARVTPVGQTAVLNTPAFVNGGDSAPRNRASLAQAFQQNDNGAIFIVNVNHLKSKGSACDLPDQGDGQGNCNAVRTYAAQQLAAWLATNPTGIADPDILLIGDYNSYAQEDPITALKNAGFINLLETRLGPDAYSYVFDGQWGYLDHALASASLNAQVSGVAEYHINADEPSVLDYNTDFKTPSLQALLYAPDQYRVSDHDPVVVGLNLTAPGAWFFGPVAPFPAFNTANAGQSIPLIFSLGGNQGLNIFAPGYPKWETIPCGSTAAVNGTNPTSSNGGLSYDPLLDRYTYPWKTEKSWAGSCRQVVVRYSNGITYRANFNFVK; encoded by the coding sequence ATGAAGCCATCTTTACGCGTGAGTGTTCTATCGCTCGTCTTAATCGCGCTGGCGGCGTGTACGCAGGCCCCGCCTGCGCAACCCCAAGCCAGGCTCAGCGCCCAGGCAGTTTCAAATGGGGTGGTGATCAGCCAGGTCTACGGTGGGGGTGGCAACAGCGGAGCGCCCTATACCCACGACTTTGTAGAGCTGTTCAACCGCGGCACCACGCCGGTGTCTTTGAGTGGCTGGTCTATCCAGTACGCCAGTGCGACCGGAACCGGCAATTTTGGCGCCAGCAGCACCCAGATTACCGAACTGCCCAACGTGACCCTACAGCCTGGACAGTACTACCTGGTGCAGCAAGCAGGGGGCACGGCAGGCGCACCGCTTCCCACGCCGGATATGGTGGACTCCACCCCGATTGCGATGGCGGCGGGGGCTGGAAAGGTTGCTCTTGTATCGAGCACCACGCCGCTGGGCTGTAACGGGGGTTCCACCCCTTGCTCCGATGCCCAGTTGGCCCAGATTGTGGACCTGGTGGGATACGGCGGCGCCAATTTCTTTGAAGGCTCGGGCGCGGCCCCCACACTTTCCAACACTACCGCAGCCCTTCGGAAGGGCAACGGCTGTACCGAGACCGACAACAACGCAGCCGATTTTGAAGCGGCCGCCCCCAGCCCCCGCAACACCGCCTCGGCCCGCAACTTTTGCAATGAGTCGGCCCCCAGTGTGGTCTCCACAGTTCCGGCCTCGGGCGGCACCATCAACCCCGACGACAACCTGACCCTCACCTTTAGCAAGCCGGTGAACGTGAGCGGTGCGTGGTTTGGCCTTACCTGCTCTACCAGTGGTGTCCGCACCGTGGCCGATACGGTGGTCACGGCCAACGCCACCTCGACGCAGTTTGTCATCAACCCCAACACCGATTTTGCCTCGGGCGAGAGCTGCACCCTTACGGTGTTTGCGGCCCAGGTCTCGGATGTGGATACCCTCGACCCCCCCGACACCATGACCGCCAACTTTGAGCTTGCTTTCAACCCGGTCTCGGTCTGTGACCTGCCCCATACCCCCATCTACCAGATTCAGGGCAGCGCCATGTCGGCAGCCATTACCGGCAATGTGGTGACTAAAGGCGTGGTGGTGGGGGATTACGAAGGCCCCACCCCGGCTCTGCGGGGCTTCTACATCCAAGACCCCAGCGGCGATGGGGATGCGAGTACCTCCGATGGCATCTTCGTGTTCAACGGCAACAACAATAGCGTGAGCCTGGGCGATGTGGTGCGGGTGGTGGGAACGGCGGGTGAGTTCCAGGATCAGACCCAGATTAGCGCGACCTCCATTACCAAGTGCGGAACCGGAACCGTCACGCCGACCGACGTGACCCTGCCCTTCGCTTCGGCCACCGAGGCCGAGCGCTACGAGGGCATGCTGGTGCGGCTGCCCCAGACCCTTTATGTAACCGAGCACTTCCAGCTTGGGCGCTTTGGACAGGTGGTGCTCTCCTCGAGCGGGCGGCTGAAGCAGCCCACCCACGTCACCACCCCTGGCGCTGCCGCCAATGCCCTGCAAGCCCAGAACAACCTCAACCGCATCATCCTGGACGACGCCCTGCAAAACCAGAACCCCGACCCCATCCTGTTTGGGCGGAACGGCCAGCCCCTGAGCGCCAGCAACACCCTGCGCGGGGGCGACACCGCGACTGGCATCGTGGGGGTGATGACCTATACCTGGGCCGGCAATGCCGCCAGCGGGAATGCCTACCGGGTGCGGCCCATTGGGGCCCTGAATGGGTACGTCAATTTTGTGGCGGCTAACCCACGTCCGACCACCCCGCCTGAGGTGGGGGGCACGCTGCGGGTGGTGGGGTTCAACCTGCTCAACTTCTTCAATACCTTTGATGGCCTGCCCGACACCGTGGACAACTGCACCAACGGGGTGGGGGGCCTGCCCACCGACTGCCGCGGGGCCGATACCCTGGCCGAGTTCAACCGCCAGTGGCCCAAGACGGTGGCGGCCATCCTGGCCATGAACCCGGATGTGCTGGGCTTTAACGAGATGGAGAACGACGGCTACGGCCCCGATAGCGCCATTGCCTTTTTGGTGAACAAGCTCAACGAAGCCACCGCCCCCGGAACCTATGCCTTTATTGATGCCGATACGGCCACCGGGCAGGTGAACGCCCTGGGTACCGACGCCATCAAGGTGGGCCTGATTTACAAGCCGGCCCGTGTGACCCCGGTGGGACAGACCGCGGTGCTCAACACCCCGGCCTTTGTCAACGGCGGCGACAGTGCCCCGCGCAACCGGGCCTCGCTGGCCCAGGCCTTCCAGCAAAACGATAACGGGGCCATTTTTATCGTGAACGTGAACCACCTCAAGAGCAAGGGTTCGGCCTGCGACCTGCCCGACCAGGGCGACGGCCAGGGCAACTGCAATGCTGTGCGCACCTACGCCGCTCAGCAACTAGCGGCCTGGCTGGCCACGAACCCCACCGGCATTGCTGACCCGGACATTCTCCTGATTGGCGACTACAACTCCTATGCCCAGGAAGACCCCATTACCGCCCTCAAGAACGCAGGCTTTATCAACCTGCTCGAGACCCGTCTGGGCCCCGATGCGTATTCGTACGTGTTCGACGGGCAGTGGGGCTACCTCGACCACGCGCTGGCCTCGGCCTCGCTGAATGCCCAGGTATCGGGGGTGGCTGAGTACCATATCAACGCCGACGAACCCAGCGTGCTCGATTACAACACCGATTTCAAGACCCCCAGCCTGCAAGCCCTGCTCTACGCCCCCGATCAATACCGGGTGTCTGACCACGACCCGGTGGTGGTGGGCTTGAATCTGACTGCGCCGGGCGCGTGGTTCTTTGGCCCTGTTGCGCCTTTCCCGGCCTTTAACACCGCTAATGCGGGCCAGTCGATCCCGCTCATCTTTAGCCTGGGCGGCAACCAGGGGCTCAACATCTTTGCGCCGGGATACCCCAAGTGGGAGACCATTCCCTGTGGGTCTACTGCCGCGGTAAATGGCACCAACCCCACCAGCAGCAACGGCGGTCTGAGCTACGACCCCCTGCTGGACCGCTACACCTATCCCTGGAAAACCGAGAAGAGCTGGGCGGGGAGTTGCCGCCAGGTGGTGGTGCGCTACAGCAACGGCATTACCTATCGGGCCAACTTCAACTTTGTGAAGTAG
- a CDS encoding DUF2892 domain-containing protein, with protein sequence MKPNEGTTDRIIRLALAVVFFLLAFTVATGVWIYVAAGLGVVMLLTAAVGFCPLYALLGINTCPVPQRKA encoded by the coding sequence ATGAAACCCAACGAAGGTACAACCGACCGGATCATCCGTCTGGCGTTGGCGGTGGTATTTTTCCTGCTGGCTTTTACGGTGGCCACAGGGGTGTGGATCTATGTGGCGGCGGGCCTGGGTGTGGTCATGCTTTTGACGGCGGCTGTTGGCTTCTGCCCGCTGTATGCCCTCCTGGGCATCAACACCTGCCCGGTGCCCCAGCGCAAGGCCTAG
- a CDS encoding DUF4256 domain-containing protein, which yields MTSKQRDDLLRLLKDRFEQHPHRHPGLRWADLEARLLAQPDKLASLLEMENTGGEPDVVGHDPKTGAFIFFDCAPESPKGRRSLCYDREALLARKHNKPAGSALEMAAAMGIELLTEEQYQALQQLGPFDTRTSSWLKTPEAIRRLGGAIFGDRRYDRVFIYHNGADSYYAARGFRGCLRV from the coding sequence ATGACCTCCAAGCAGCGCGACGATTTGCTCAGGCTGCTCAAAGATCGCTTTGAGCAGCACCCCCACCGCCACCCAGGGCTGCGCTGGGCCGACCTCGAGGCCCGCCTCCTGGCCCAGCCCGATAAGCTGGCCTCGCTTCTGGAGATGGAAAATACCGGCGGCGAGCCTGATGTGGTGGGCCACGATCCAAAGACCGGGGCTTTTATCTTTTTCGACTGCGCCCCCGAAAGCCCCAAGGGCCGTCGCAGCCTCTGCTACGACCGGGAAGCCCTACTGGCTCGCAAGCACAACAAACCTGCTGGCTCAGCCCTGGAGATGGCTGCGGCTATGGGTATCGAGCTTTTGACCGAGGAGCAGTACCAGGCCTTGCAGCAACTGGGCCCGTTTGATACCAGGACCTCGAGCTGGCTCAAAACCCCCGAGGCCATCCGCCGGCTGGGCGGGGCCATCTTTGGCGACCGGCGCTACGACCGCGTGTTCATTTACCACAATGGGGCCGATTCCTACTACGCGGCTCGCGGATTTCGCGGCTGCTTGAGGGTTTGA
- a CDS encoding DnaJ C-terminal domain-containing protein, producing the protein MAYKDYYKILGVSKNATEDEIKKAFKKLARKYHPDVSKEPGAEEKFKEINEAYTVLSDPEKRSYYDTYGTAAGSAGWQGPPPEQGGFGGFTGNVGDFSDFFQQLFGSRGGFGGFGDLFEQAPSRGARRVAGDLEAELPLSLEEAYRGGEKTISIGPERLTVRIPPGVREGQKIRLAGKGRAGGDLYLRVKLQSRPEMRLEGDDIYTVVEVPAPIAVVGGKVRVQTLDGPVEITIPRRTQAGRKLRLAGKGWPRKDKSRGDQYAEVRVTIPTNPSPEEERLYAQLAELVKVR; encoded by the coding sequence ATGGCCTACAAAGACTACTACAAAATTCTTGGGGTTTCTAAAAACGCCACCGAAGACGAAATCAAGAAGGCGTTCAAGAAGCTGGCCCGTAAGTACCACCCCGACGTGAGCAAAGAGCCGGGGGCCGAAGAGAAATTCAAGGAAATCAACGAGGCCTACACGGTGCTGTCCGACCCGGAAAAACGCAGCTACTACGATACCTACGGCACGGCCGCGGGCAGCGCGGGCTGGCAGGGCCCCCCACCGGAACAGGGTGGCTTTGGGGGGTTTACCGGCAATGTGGGCGATTTCTCCGACTTTTTCCAGCAGCTTTTTGGTAGTCGGGGTGGTTTTGGCGGCTTTGGCGACCTGTTCGAGCAGGCGCCAAGCCGGGGTGCGCGCCGGGTGGCGGGCGACCTCGAGGCCGAGCTGCCCCTGAGCCTGGAGGAGGCCTACCGCGGCGGGGAAAAAACCATTTCCATCGGCCCCGAGCGCCTTACGGTGCGCATTCCACCGGGGGTGCGCGAGGGCCAGAAGATCCGCCTGGCCGGCAAGGGGCGCGCCGGGGGCGACCTATATCTGCGCGTCAAGCTGCAGTCCCGACCGGAGATGCGCCTGGAAGGCGATGACATTTACACCGTGGTGGAGGTACCGGCCCCCATTGCCGTAGTAGGGGGCAAGGTGCGGGTGCAGACCCTCGACGGCCCGGTGGAAATCACCATTCCCAGGCGAACCCAGGCCGGGCGCAAGCTGCGCCTGGCCGGCAAGGGCTGGCCCCGCAAAGACAAAAGCAGGGGCGACCAGTACGCCGAGGTGCGGGTGACCATCCCCACCAACCCCAGCCCCGAGGAAGAGCGCCTGTACGCCCAACTGGCCGAGCTGGTCAAGGTTCGATAG
- a CDS encoding DinB family protein, translating to MPSAQELTSRFGDAENCLRHLGRSRQELLQLVDSLTDELLFRRPEPEVWSPAEVLEHVALVEESGGKIIRRLRKVALGEAEPFPPSLPGQTRSDGRLLAPPQMEPKGGLTRTQLLERLETVRQRLLLEVAESGECLPLPPTYAHPFFGELTALGWLQTLAYHERHHLNQLRHRLSSPG from the coding sequence ATGCCATCTGCACAAGAGTTGACGTCCCGCTTTGGCGATGCGGAGAATTGCCTTCGGCATTTGGGGCGCTCGAGGCAAGAGCTGCTGCAGCTTGTCGATAGCCTTACCGATGAACTGCTTTTTAGGCGACCTGAGCCCGAGGTTTGGAGCCCAGCGGAGGTGCTCGAGCACGTCGCTTTGGTTGAGGAGTCGGGGGGAAAAATCATCCGACGCCTTCGCAAAGTGGCGCTGGGCGAGGCCGAGCCGTTTCCGCCTTCGCTGCCCGGCCAGACCCGATCCGATGGCCGCTTGCTGGCCCCACCCCAGATGGAGCCCAAAGGAGGCCTGACCCGCACGCAATTACTAGAACGCCTGGAGACTGTACGCCAACGACTGCTACTCGAGGTGGCCGAAAGTGGTGAATGCTTGCCATTGCCCCCCACCTACGCCCATCCTTTTTTTGGCGAACTTACGGCCTTGGGCTGGCTGCAAACCCTGGCTTATCACGAACGGCATCATCTCAACCAGCTTCGTCACCGATTGAGCAGCCCTGGATAG
- a CDS encoding metalloregulator ArsR/SmtB family transcription factor codes for MSIPRQLMEYLKQHGPSTIKELMTHLGLSETAVRHQLSSLEKSGWLVKEQRRLGKGRPATVYSLTKASEGLFPKRYPELLDAVLAEAEREGLIERLLEGVAESMARELRQKLEGLEGPARLEALLAHMDYGDMLGTLEETPAGWELKAHNCLYYATGQRFEQVCNLPPKVIARATGLPAERPFCQRDGKRACHFLIFKHPV; via the coding sequence ATGAGCATTCCCCGTCAACTGATGGAATACCTCAAGCAACACGGCCCCAGCACCATCAAAGAATTGATGACCCACCTGGGCCTGAGCGAGACCGCTGTTCGTCACCAGCTCAGTAGCCTCGAGAAAAGCGGCTGGCTGGTCAAAGAGCAGCGCCGCCTGGGCAAAGGCCGTCCCGCTACGGTCTACAGCCTGACCAAGGCTTCGGAAGGCCTCTTCCCCAAGCGCTATCCCGAGTTGCTGGACGCGGTGCTGGCGGAGGCCGAGCGCGAAGGCCTGATCGAGCGGCTGCTGGAGGGGGTGGCCGAGAGCATGGCCCGGGAATTGCGGCAAAAGCTCGAGGGTCTCGAGGGCCCGGCCCGGCTCGAGGCCCTGCTTGCCCACATGGACTATGGCGATATGCTGGGCACCCTGGAAGAAACCCCGGCTGGCTGGGAGCTCAAAGCCCACAACTGCCTTTACTACGCCACTGGGCAACGCTTCGAGCAGGTGTGCAACCTGCCCCCCAAGGTGATTGCCAGAGCCACTGGCCTGCCCGCCGAGCGCCCTTTTTGTCAGCGCGACGGAAAGCGGGCCTGTCATTTTCTCATCTTCAAGCACCCTGTGTAG